A portion of the Sabethes cyaneus chromosome 3, idSabCyanKW18_F2, whole genome shotgun sequence genome contains these proteins:
- the LOC128744597 gene encoding U6 snRNA-associated Sm-like protein LSm7, whose amino-acid sequence MADKKSGPTGQGVGSGGGDNKEKRRKESILDLSKYLEKTIRVKFAGGREAAGVLKGYDPLLNLVLDNTVEFLRDPDDYKLAEETRHLGLVVCRGTSVVLICPQDGMESIQNPFITQEG is encoded by the exons ATGGCAGATAAAAAG TCGGGACCTACCGGCCAAGGAGTCGGCTCTGGTGGAGGAGACAACAAGGAAAAACGACGGAAGGAATCGATTCTTGATCTGAGCAAGTACCTAGAGAAAACGATTAGAGTAAAATTTGCCGGTGGTCGGGAAGCTGCGGGTGTGCTGAAAGGATATGATCCCCTGTTGAATCTTGTGCTGGATAATACTGTAGAGTTTCTACGGGACCCGGACGATTACAAATTGGCAGAGGAAACCAGACACCTGGGATTGGTCGTGTGTCGAGGGACTTCGGTGGTACTGATATGCCCGCAAGACGGTATGGAATCGATACAAAATCCGTTCATTACACAGGAAGGttaa